Within the Chiloscyllium plagiosum isolate BGI_BamShark_2017 chromosome 31, ASM401019v2, whole genome shotgun sequence genome, the region AATACTTGACCTTTATAAACTGATTAATTTGTTGGTTATTGCTCAGTAGTAGTGCACAGATCTGACTCAGTAGATTATAGAGTCAAGGCCCACTGTGAGACCTGAGCACATGATCCAGACTAACTTCACTGTGTTACTGGGAAAATACAAATGTTGCAATGTTCAGCCAGCTCTGCTGAGTATTTTAATCCACTATTTCTTTTGTTGCTATTTTTGGTTCCTTTCTGTTTATTTGCTCTGGTGTTGTTGCATATTGCAAGTGACCTTTTGCATATTGCAATAACTATAGAGTTTTGGGTCATCTTCAAGTTGTACCTGGTGCTGTCAAAGTGCATTTCCTTCCTTGATTGAGGTCTTTGACCAATTTTGAGAAAGCTGTGCTCACTACTTGAGTTATTTTCCAGATTACTGAGGGACAGCTCTGCTGTTGTACCTCCCTGAATGCATTTCCCCTTTTACCACAGATTGATGATTCATTCTGAGCTGATGAACCAGGAATTCATTTCTGTTAAAGACTGATACTTGTCAATAGGCTCATAAGAAAAAGAGTAGACATTTTATTACTGTGCTGATGTACAGTCAATATAAAATAGTTGAGCTATCATTTCCTCTACTGTGATAAAAGCTACATATTACAGTTCCCACCAACACATTATCTAGAATATTGTTCCATTCTGGGTTGCGTTCTCTCCATTCCCCATGTCCAAGTTATTTCGAAGACCACTTTCTTTAATCTTTGTAATATTTAACTCATTTTTAGTTTGTAATAAAGTGCAATTTATCCAGGGCCTTCAAGAAGGTCCTTTGCTCCCACCTCTTCTTTGCTGTGTCCCAGTAGACTTTCTAATCGCTCAGTTTATTTTGGGTGTGGTAGCTCTACAATCTCCAGATGTTATGCTGCCACACACCCCTCTGCCTATATGAGATTAGATTATTTCTCATTCTGCACTCCCTCTAACACAGCATCAGTAGCAATTCCTATCTATAGAATAGGGAGCACCACTATAATTGTCAAATTCCTACTATCAAATTTCTATGTATCCCATCAACatatattgtgggcggcacggtggcacagtggttagcactgctgcctcacagcgccagagacccgggttcaattcccgcctcaggtgactctctgtgtggagtttgcacattctccccgtgtctgcgtgggtttcctccgggtgctccggtttcctcccacagtccaaaaatgtgcaggttaggtgaattggccaagttaaatttcccgtaatgttaggtgaaggggtaaatgtagggcaatgggtcttggtgggtttcgcttcggcgggtcggtgtggacttgttgggccgaagggcctgtttccacactgtaagtaatctaatctaatctaatattcagtCAACGTATAGATTTTCAATTAGAGATTTTAATCTCCTTTGAATTGGGAGGTCACCATTACCAGCAGGGGGCAATGTTGACAAGTCACATCTTTCAGCCCAATTTTTCCCCAAACCAGCACTGAACAATTGACTAATCTTTTTGGCACTGTTTTATTCCCATTTCGTGTTACTTTCTACCCGATTGAAAGGTTAACTCCTTTAACGGAGGCACTGGGTGAGTACAATAATGAATCTAGACACGATGAACAGGTTGCGTCATCTCAGTACGTTTGTCCTCATGCTGTGACTGTAGACACATCCAGAAAATGCTACCAGAATGGGATCTGAGAGGTAGTAAGTTAGTTTTGCTTCAATACACCTGAGCCAGCCAAGGTGGGTGGAGCTACAAGAGCCAAAAGTTTGGAGCAGGAGCTAATTTCGCCAGGGTTTAATTCTGGCCTGCGCTGGATTTCTGCTTTATTAGCAAGGGGCAACTTAGAAAGGTGACAAGGAAGGCACCTGAGAGTACACTGAAGACTGCAAAAAGTTATATTTTAACTTACGGCTCAAATAAAATGTgtattgcatttatctgaattgtaTGGTGCATTTTTGGCgacactttgtttttcttttacagGTTAAAGAACTGGTTCTGGACAATTGCAGGTCAAATGATGGAAAAATTGAAGGACTGACTGCATCATTTGAAAGCTTAGAGTTTCTCAGTATGATCAACGTAATGCTGACATCTGTGTCAAATCTCCCAAAGTTAAATAAACTAAGAAAGGTGAGAATTAGAAGCGCTCATGTTTTGGAAAGTTAATCATTCCAGAAAAGTCAAACTATAAACACAGTCAGTCAACTGTGCCAACTTACAATGAACAGTGCAGTCTTCCTGCCGTGAAGTTTTTCAGCAATAAATATTTGTGCTTCCTACATTGATCTTGAATTCTGAACATAATAGTAGACAGTGATAAAGCTACTCAGCTAAGATTTATTTGTGGTACATTTATGAAATATCTGCAGCAATTTACACTTCCATTCAATAATGCTTAAATCTTTATCCTTGGTGATTAATTATGTGGTGGAAACTTACAATCCTAGATGTGTTGGTAAAGTAGTATTTCTTAATGCATATGTGCCTGGCTTAATCTTTCATTGTAAATATTGGGCGCTGAATGCTTCTGAGGATGACTGACTCAGTGTTGGCATACATACATTGAACTGGGTAATGGTTGACAATTGAAAACTAAACCAAGGCACTGTTCACATTCAACCTCTAATCTGACGGGGAATGGTAAATCTCTCAGTTTTGCTATGAAATTACAGAAAAGTGTTTTAATTGATtcattagtttagattagattacttacagtgtggaaacaggcccttcagcccaacaagtccacaccgacccgctgaagcgcaacccacccatacccctacatttacccctttttacctaacactacgggcaatttagcatggccaattcacctgacctgcacatctttggactgtgggaggaaaccggagcacccggaggaaacccacgcagacacggggagaatgtgcaaactccacacagtcagtcgcctgagtcgggaattgaacccgggtctctggcgctgtgaggcagcagtgctaaccaccgtgccgcccacaatctgaCATTTCTTCCATTGCTACTCATTATGAATGTTCAGTCACTGTTATTGTACATTTATCAACATATTTTTCATTTCATTAGTTGATTTTTGTTATTGTATACTTATTCTCAAAACATGGATTGCCCTAACATGGCTGCACTTGGTGCCCAGCTTTGGTTGGCTTGAGAAAGTGACATTAACCGTAAGCCGCCTTGAATTAGTCATTGTGCCATGAGGGCAATTCTGGGATTTTTGATCCATTGATAATAAATGATTAATTCAAGAAGTGTTTTCTGTAAATAGTACTTACTGCCTCAGTGATGCAATGGGAAGCCAGTTGAGTTCATTGGCAATCAGTTGCCATTTCTTAAAAAACCATAtccaattgttttaaattttgagAAGGCTAGCATCTTGGTATTAATCTGTTACATTCAGCCTGCCATATCACTTGGCTAAAACAACACCAGTAAACACAAATTTAAGAACATTCAGCTTCAGCACTTGTAGATGTCATACTCCATTGTAAATTAGAAATGTTACTTACATTAGCTGACTTATATACTTGTTCACAGTGGCATCAAGATTCCTATTTCTCAGGTTGATCTGAGCATTCATCATGTTCCAGTTACTTTCAGAAGTTTGAATCTTGATCACAAGTTAAAAAGTGTCTGATATTGtcattggccattctaaattgagAGGCAGATTAGTTGAAAGGTATTCGATAATTATTTTCCCTGCTCCTAATTAGGTACATGTATGTGACTTCCACTGGGATTTACCGTTGGTGTTTGCAGCTTGGACTGTCTTTTATATAAAATTGTATTGATAGTTATAAAAACTGCAATTCATATTAAAACAGAATTAGGATAATAATGCTCCTAAATACCTGTCATATACTTGGATATGATAGCTAATAATCACAGATAAATAAAATGTAGGATTCGCTTTTTAAAATCGATTCAGTACAATTCTGTGCTGTTATATTAAAGTCAGCAAAACACAGTAACTGCAAATAATATTAAATTACATCTTACTGATTCCATTGAAAAGACATTCTgtgcaaattattttataaatttgtgtAGCTTATTATCTACCTGCAAACTGTATTTTAGCAAGCCTGTTGACCATGTTTTGCAGGGCTTTGGTAGTGTTTAATCATCACAGCCACTGAGTACTGCTTGCTGGTGTTTAATTTGTAGCAAAGTTGTTCACCAATGTGATTTACAAACATTTGTAACCTTAATTTTTCAGCTTGAATTAAGTGATAACAGGATATCTGGAGGCCTTGAAGTTCTTGCAGAAAGGACCCCAAGCCTTACACATTTAAACCTCAGtggaaataaaatcaaagataTCAATACTCTGGAGCCATTGGTAAGAAATTATCAATAGTTGAGGTGGGAAGCCATGAATGATATATATAGCTTGTTGCAATTTAGCGGAATAGAATTTATTACAGGCGTGCGGTAAGTAAAGGAGCAATCCTGTAAATTGATGACCAGGAATTGCAGGGCTAGAATTAATGTGTGTTGCTCAGAAATACAAGGAGTTAGTGTACACATTCACTGCATACATGCTGAGGggtgaaaataaacagaaatctaTATGAGGATATGTTATTTTGTAAAATTTCTTGAATATTCAGTTAgataaaaacatattttaaaaacatatggTTAGTATTGGATACTGCATTCAAGAAAGAGAATTAATGACATAGAAACcataacaaaaataaatgagGACATTGGTGAATACAAGTTGTGGAATTAATTCCACTGAAACAAGAAAGACCAAAAACAGAAACCATCTTAAGGTTATGAAAGGTTTTATTAAGATACCCATCACTCTTCGAGTTTGTTGCTGTAACCCTGAAATGCAAGTTTAAATAGCGAAGCCATGCTTCTAAAATTGGGGTAATATATCTAGGCTACTATTTTGTGACAAACGTGTAGAGTGTCTGGTGTTGGCTTTTCCAATGCAAAGGCTTCCACAGTTCATGAGGGGATGCGAATGATCTATATTGTTCCTTCTCTGGTATTGGGCTTCTTTCTAACCATATCACTTTGGTGGAAATTAATATGGAGATAATCAGAATGGTAAAATACATAAGGGATTCTATTTTGAGGTCGGTTTCTTGAAGTTAGTACTGTGCTGTCATTAAGGTAGTGACCGTGTTTCAAAAGTACTTGAGATTGAAATCCTTTGGGACATTTGAAATCATAAAAaccacaatataaatgcaaatctctctccttttaacTGAAGTAACACAATATAGAACCAGTTGCATTAATTCATGTGTGAATAAATTACAGCTTTTAAGCAAATTATCCCCAAATGTCTTGAATCAAACACTTTATCTTAATGACCCTTCGATCCAAAGAACCTTGCTTAATATAATTTTATAGGTCATCTTCCATTTGAATTTGCcatagggtttttttttaaattgaatgtaaCCGAGAAACTACAAGTTCCAAAGTGTGCGGATAAATTGATATTGAAGGTTAATGATGGATTTGTTATAAAAATATCAGTTGTGACAGCAGCTTCTGTGTGATAGATACTGAACTTTGAAGAGAGAACCAAATTGAATAATACTTGATGAGTTATTTTCGTAactaaatttattttcttcttcaacAGAAGAAACTTCTCAATTTGAGGAGTCTTGACTTATTTAACTGTGAAGTGACTAACTTAAATGACTACAGAGATAGCATGTTCAAGCTGCTCCCCCAGCTCACATACTTGGATGGATATGACCAAGATGACCAGGAGGCACCAGATTCAGATGTGGAGGGCGATGGTGATTGtttagatgatgatgatgaggaagatgatgatgaagaAAATGAAGATGGTAAACATTTACATAAGATCTAAGATGATAATGCACAAAGCCTGATGGGCTTTTAATATTTCATATCACCAAACTAATTAGTCTCGTAACAAAAGTATTTCACTTGGTAAAAGAATCTTGCAAGCTTCCTCAAATTTAACTGAGGTGTTGAAATAATTGCTGATGACTTGATATCTATATAGTAATAATATATTTTACACTCGTAATTGATTACTACTTTGGATTCATGATGTACTCTTTCTATAagtaattaaataatttaaaatgtaaatattcaGAGTAGTGGAATGTTCAAATTTTAGATAAATCTTTGGAAATATTTTCGAGTTCACAACTACAGAAAGGATTTCTTTGTGAACAGCTTTCAGAATGCCACTATTTACTCCCGGGGGTTTGTTAGTAGTCTCAAGTGCGATTGTTTCACCAGTCTGAATAGTATGagttacatttcaaaatattaacaatATAGGGACTTTGGATTTTTGTGTGAACAACATAGGTATACAATGGTGATAAATAATACATGTTTGCTATCTGTGATATGTGGAAGGAAGCcctgaaatttcaaatattacAAAACATTTATTCTACAAAGAAAAAGATCAATAAACTGAGAAATTAAGAGATTATCCCATAGTAATAATATTTTCATTGAAACCTAGCTTTGTTGTTTTAATGTCTGCTTATAATGTCACATTGATAATGTTTATACATCAGAAATAGCTTTACTATCGACAAAATAATCTAAAACATTGTCTTATCGTGTATAGGAATGGTATTAGAATATTTGGCTAATCAGGCTTCTCCTCCCATTCAAAAGATCATAGCAGATCCACTTAGTACTATTTCATGTTATTCCTGTATCCCTTGATGTTTATAAGATGTAGAAATTTATCATTATCTGCTTTAACTATACTTAACAACTAAAtccccacaaccctctgaagagagaACTCCAAAGATTTGCTGTCCTCTGAATAAAGAAATACTTCAGCCTGTCTAATTGTCTACTTATTCTGAAATTGTCCCCTGGTTGTAGACTCTCACCTGCCCCTGAAGCCAGGGAAGCATTCATCATCCAATGGCCCCATTGATCTCTATGAAATTTGTACACTTCAATTAAGTCCCTTTTCATTCTAAACTCTAGGATATAAATCCAGTCTCTTGATTGGAGaatcctgccatcccagtgtCTCTGtcaaatgtaaatattttccTTAGCACGGTATTGTTGTGGtaattcttttttaaatgtaatttcgTGGTCCTATTTTTAGAAGTAAAGGATGCTTTTGAATTAAAATTTGGATCTCAAGTTCTACAGTGACTTGTCTGATTTTTGTAGttgaagaggaagaggaggatgaggatgatgAAGAGGGAGAATTTGATGTCTTGGATGAAGAGGATGAAGATGAACTtggggatgatgatgatgacgatgaggaagacagtgcagaagaggatGTAAGTAATAAAATCCTGATATTATGGATCTATTTCCTTTCCCCCTCccatctcatttcctgtttttcttcttttaaaattaatcatGGATCTGTGAAAGTCGATCATTGTTGGATCCAGTTGTAGTGTAATTTCTGCAACAACCTCTTGGAAACGAGTGAAATCAGATCTTCAAGTATGAGTGCACATATAGCCAAACTTTGTGCTTGATTTTGTGTTGGTTATTTGTAAATGGTTATACAGTACAACCTCAATTTTCCGAATTTcgaattatccaaacaagatcttaAGGTCCCTTAAAGgcggcattaggcaactcagcttTCAGTTAAACACCACTATGGCATGCATTGCCGGATAACCGGCATTCAAATTACTGCTTGTTTATGTAGATCAGTTATCGGTTAAATGGTATTATGGTGTGCATTGCTGGGTAACCGAGAAATGTTTGGCAAACCGGCACTCATAAATTACCGCTTGTTTGCGATCAgattgattatccaaacaaaatactttcCACCCGTCCCGTTTGGATAAAAAAAAGGCTCTGCTGTATACAATTGTATGATAACTGAGTCTTGCTGATACTGTTGAGCCGAACTCATTTTAATGGTTTTCATTTAGGAGGATGAGGACGAAGAAGCTGACGATGGTGAAGAGGAGTGCAAAGGTAagcttgaaaaaaaatcattatgtCAATTGCAAATTGGATGTACCTCCTGAATAATCTTAAATATGTGCAAAATGTT harbors:
- the LOC122565291 gene encoding acidic leucine-rich nuclear phosphoprotein 32 family member D-like; translation: MDMKKRINLELRNRTPADVKELVLDNCRSNDGKIEGLTASFESLEFLSMINVMLTSVSNLPKLNKLRKLELSDNRISGGLEVLAERTPSLTHLNLSGNKIKDINTLEPLKKLLNLRSLDLFNCEVTNLNDYRDSMFKLLPQLTYLDGYDQDDQEAPDSDVEGDGDCLDDDDEEDDDEENEDVEEEEEDEDDEEGEFDVLDEEDEDELGDDDDDDEEDSAEEDEDEDEEADDGEEECKDIVQGQKRKRTQEDDGEEDTEDDE